A window of the Cyanobacteriota bacterium genome harbors these coding sequences:
- a CDS encoding 23S rRNA (pseudouridine(1915)-N(3))-methyltransferase RlmH produces MKLYVIAVGKIKKAWIQTGIQELSKRLPELVMLEVKDSNPEKEAADIDLRLRSSIPQHYQLLVLSEEGALMTSVEFAALLREHQSQPLVFAVGGPDGVANSLKQQALKLVSLSPMTFPHELARLLLIEQLYRAKTILQNGSYHR; encoded by the coding sequence ATGAAGCTCTATGTAATTGCCGTAGGCAAAATCAAAAAGGCTTGGATTCAAACTGGGATCCAAGAGCTATCGAAGCGACTGCCGGAGTTGGTGATGCTCGAAGTCAAGGATTCTAACCCAGAGAAAGAAGCAGCGGACATCGATTTGCGGCTACGTTCATCCATCCCCCAGCACTATCAGTTACTAGTGCTATCAGAAGAGGGTGCCCTGATGACATCCGTAGAGTTTGCCGCCCTGTTGAGAGAACACCAAAGTCAACCCTTAGTGTTTGCCGTTGGCGGCCCCGATGGGGTAGCCAATAGCCTTAAGCAGCAAGCCCTAAAGCTAGTGAGCCTATCACCCATGACCTTTCCCCATGAGCTAGCACGCTTACTGTTGATTGAGCAGTTATACCGAGCAAAAACTATTCTGCAAAATGGTAGCTATCATCGGTAA
- a CDS encoding GuaB3 family IMP dehydrogenase-related protein, which produces MDIQIGRGKVARRAYGIDEIALVPGQRTLDPSLVDTTWRIGGIDREVPIIASAMDGVVDVRMAVLLSQLGAMGVLNLEGIQTRYSDPNPILDRIASVSRDEFVPLMQELYAEPIKPELIKQRIQEIKSLGGIAAVSLTPAGASKYGSVVAEANADLLFIQATVVSTAHLSPQSITPLDLAQFCQEMPIPVILGNCVTYEVALNLMKAGAAAVLVGIGPGAACTSRGVLGVGVPQATAVADCAAARDDFYQETGNYVPVIADGGLVTGGDVCKCIACGADGVMIGSPFARAQEAPGRGFHWGMATPSPVLPRGTRIRVGSTGTLEQILHGPAQLDDGTHNLLGALKTSMGTLGAKNLKEMQQVEVIIAPSLLTEGKVYQKAQQLGMGK; this is translated from the coding sequence GTGGACATTCAGATTGGACGCGGCAAAGTTGCTCGCAGGGCATATGGTATTGACGAAATTGCGCTAGTCCCCGGCCAGCGCACCCTTGACCCCTCACTGGTGGATACAACTTGGCGCATCGGTGGTATCGATCGTGAAGTGCCCATCATTGCCAGTGCTATGGATGGTGTTGTTGATGTACGTATGGCAGTGTTGTTGTCCCAGCTAGGGGCTATGGGTGTCCTTAATTTGGAAGGGATTCAAACCCGCTACAGTGATCCCAATCCAATTCTCGATCGCATCGCCTCTGTCAGCCGTGATGAGTTCGTTCCGCTGATGCAAGAACTCTACGCTGAACCCATTAAACCAGAATTGATCAAGCAGCGCATTCAAGAAATCAAATCCCTAGGCGGCATTGCAGCCGTTAGCCTTACCCCTGCTGGAGCCTCAAAATATGGCTCAGTCGTTGCTGAAGCCAATGCAGACTTGCTATTCATTCAAGCTACAGTCGTCTCTACTGCTCACTTGTCACCCCAGTCCATCACCCCCCTGGATCTAGCTCAATTCTGTCAAGAGATGCCCATTCCCGTTATCTTGGGGAACTGCGTAACCTATGAAGTTGCCCTCAATCTCATGAAAGCAGGCGCTGCTGCCGTATTGGTGGGTATTGGCCCCGGAGCTGCTTGCACATCACGGGGAGTGTTGGGGGTAGGCGTGCCTCAAGCCACGGCTGTAGCCGATTGTGCCGCTGCTCGCGATGACTTCTACCAAGAAACGGGCAATTATGTGCCTGTAATTGCTGATGGTGGGCTGGTCACTGGCGGCGATGTCTGCAAGTGCATTGCCTGTGGTGCGGATGGTGTGATGATTGGCTCGCCCTTTGCCCGTGCTCAAGAAGCTCCTGGCCGTGGTTTCCACTGGGGAATGGCAACGCCTAGCCCAGTACTGCCCCGTGGCACTCGCATTAGGGTGGGCAGCACGGGTACCCTAGAGCAAATCTTGCATGGCCCTGCTCAGTTGGACGATGGCACCCATAACCTTCTAGGTGCTCTGAAAACCAGCATGGGTACTCTGGGGGCGAAAAACCTAAAGGAAATGCAACAGGTGGAAGTGATTATTGCTCCATCATTGCTAACGGAAGGCAAAGTGTATCAAAAAGCTCAGCAGTTAGGTATGGGTAAGTAG
- the pstS gene encoding phosphate ABC transporter substrate-binding protein PstS: MKSMRSRREFLLSLATLSLGLAACQAPSPSSSSVQSPANTPVLLYGAGATFPSFLYLRWFKDYNQQHPMVQISYQPVGSAAGIQQFITGTVDFGASDVSLTDAEIAKVSRGAVLIPTTAGSVAVVYNLSGVKTGLKLSREVLPEIFLGKITRWNDPKLVELNPGVTLPDKPITVVHRSDGSGTTATFTAHLSAISPEWKEKVGTGLNVRWVTGVGIKDNAGIAAQIQQADGVIGYVEYAFAKQLKLSTAALQNKAGKYVQPDEESAAVALATVTLGDDLRGTVADPDGEKSYAIVTYSWLLAYKQYSDSRKAEALKAVVEWGLTEGQKFATELGYVPLPADVAQRAKAALQQIG, translated from the coding sequence ATGAAGTCAATGAGATCTCGCCGAGAATTTCTGCTGTCATTAGCAACGTTGTCCTTAGGGTTAGCGGCTTGTCAAGCACCATCACCGTCCTCCTCATCGGTGCAATCGCCTGCAAATACACCTGTATTGCTCTATGGGGCGGGTGCTACGTTTCCATCGTTTCTCTACTTGCGTTGGTTTAAGGACTATAACCAGCAACATCCCATGGTTCAGATTAGTTATCAGCCTGTAGGTAGTGCGGCTGGAATCCAACAATTCATTACAGGCACAGTGGATTTTGGAGCTAGTGATGTGTCTCTGACGGATGCAGAAATTGCCAAGGTAAGTCGCGGCGCGGTATTGATTCCCACCACCGCAGGCAGTGTGGCCGTGGTGTATAACCTATCAGGGGTAAAAACTGGCCTTAAGCTATCGCGTGAGGTGTTGCCAGAGATTTTCTTGGGAAAAATCACCCGTTGGAATGACCCTAAACTGGTGGAGCTAAATCCTGGTGTGACCCTACCAGACAAACCCATTACCGTAGTGCACCGATCGGACGGTAGTGGCACGACTGCTACCTTCACAGCCCATCTGAGTGCCATCAGTCCAGAATGGAAGGAGAAGGTGGGAACGGGTTTGAATGTGCGGTGGGTTACAGGAGTAGGAATTAAGGATAACGCTGGTATTGCAGCTCAAATTCAACAGGCTGATGGTGTGATTGGCTATGTGGAATATGCCTTTGCTAAGCAGTTGAAGTTGTCTACTGCTGCCCTGCAAAACAAGGCTGGCAAGTATGTTCAACCCGATGAAGAGTCTGCTGCTGTGGCCTTGGCAACGGTAACCTTAGGGGATGACCTACGGGGCACAGTGGCAGATCCTGACGGTGAAAAGTCCTATGCGATCGTCACCTACAGTTGGCTATTGGCCTACAAGCAGTACAGCGATTCCAGAAAAGCAGAAGCCCTGAAAGCTGTCGTGGAATGGGGCTTGACAGAAGGGCAAAAATTTGCCACGGAGTTAGGCTATGTGCCCCTGCCAGCCGATGTTGCCCAGCGAGCAAAAGCAGCCCTGCAACAGATTGGATAG
- the mfd gene encoding transcription-repair coupling factor, which translates to MAFSALVRSLSRSPLTGELLTKLNHQHFLKLTGASRLPKGIIATTLAQTAARPLVVITATLEEAGRWAAQLESMGWETLHFYPTSEASPYEPFDPEAEMVWGQLQVLADLVTRYRLLASQSNDEQDSASPDLDNKSHSPSASHGQDTRDNSHFAIVTTERALQPHLPPVEAFCPFCLTLKPGTEMDLGTLSEQLAQLGYDRVATVETEGQWSRRGDIVDVFPVSAELPVRLEWFGDELDKLREFDPASQRSLDNLDRLILTPTSFTPIITAALRARQGTELMTESPSPMANQSGVNQSGVNQSGVNQSEPPSEGMRRYLGLAFEQPASLLDYLPANTLIAIDEPDQCKAHSDRWFEHVDEHYREVQASLVAGNATPIPQIHRSFQDALVQLASYPRLHLHELSEDSLPTSHSASSTPPTTFNLAARAIPTVPHQFARLAEAIRQERDRGFANWIISLQPSRSVALLQEHDCPAQFVPNVRDYGAIDKLQAQRVPVALKYSGLAELEGFVMPTFRVMVVTDKEFYGQHSLATPGYVRKRRRAVSKQVDPNKLRPGDFVVHRNHGVGKFLRLESLTINNQTREYLVIQYADGLLRVVADQLNALSRFRGTTDKVPELNRMTGTAWEKTKAKVRKSIKKLAVDLLQLYAQRSQQRGFVFPPDVPWQQELEDSFPYQPTPDQLKAIQDVKRDMESDRPMDRLVCGDVGFGKTEVALRAIFKAVMGGKQVALLAPTTILTQQHYHTLKERFAPYPIQVALLNRFRTAEERKQIVQKLATGEIDVVVGTHQLLGKDVRFRQLGLLVVDEEQRFGVNQKEKIKAMKTEIDVLTLSATPIPRTLYMALSGVREMSLITTPPPSRRPIKTHLTPYEPETIRSAIRQELDRGGQIFYVVPRVEGIEEVAARLREMVPGLRLAIAHGQMPEAELESTMLSFSNHEADLLLCTTIIESGLDIPRVNTIIIEDAQKFGLSQLYQLRGRVGRAGIQAHAWLCYPSKGELSDAARQRLRAIQEFTQLGSGFQLAMRDMEIRGVGNLLGAEQSGQMDAIGFDLYMQMLQEALQEIRGQEIPKVDDTQIDLNLTAFIPADYIPDPDEKLSAYRAVATAQSKQELTQLAADWSDRYGTLPSPVVQLIRIVELKQIAKGLGFSRIKPDGNQHIVLETPMEEPAWKLLQENLPANLQSRFVYTPGKVTVRGLGLVKPTQQLENLIDWLGKLQGALPDITLA; encoded by the coding sequence ATGGCGTTTTCTGCACTAGTACGATCGCTAAGTCGTTCTCCCCTCACTGGGGAACTGCTGACAAAACTAAACCACCAGCATTTCCTTAAACTCACAGGTGCCTCGCGACTACCCAAAGGCATAATTGCCACCACCTTAGCCCAGACAGCAGCACGGCCCCTAGTAGTGATTACAGCAACCCTAGAAGAGGCTGGACGCTGGGCAGCACAATTAGAGAGCATGGGTTGGGAAACCTTACATTTTTACCCCACTTCCGAGGCGTCTCCCTATGAACCCTTTGACCCGGAGGCAGAAATGGTCTGGGGACAGTTGCAAGTGCTGGCCGATTTGGTGACTCGCTACAGGTTACTGGCTAGTCAGTCGAATGACGAGCAAGATTCAGCATCACCTGATCTGGACAACAAGAGTCATTCACCATCAGCAAGCCATGGACAAGACACTAGAGACAACAGCCACTTCGCTATCGTTACAACAGAGCGGGCGCTTCAGCCTCATCTTCCCCCTGTGGAAGCATTTTGCCCCTTTTGCTTGACCTTAAAACCGGGAACCGAGATGGATTTGGGCACTCTCAGCGAGCAGTTGGCCCAGCTAGGCTACGATCGGGTCGCCACCGTGGAAACTGAAGGCCAGTGGAGTCGTCGGGGGGATATTGTTGATGTGTTTCCCGTATCAGCCGAGCTGCCCGTGCGCTTAGAGTGGTTTGGGGATGAACTCGACAAGCTGCGGGAGTTTGATCCGGCTAGTCAACGCTCTTTGGATAATCTTGATCGCCTCATCCTTACACCCACTAGTTTTACACCCATTATCACAGCAGCATTACGGGCTAGGCAGGGGACAGAGCTTATGACTGAATCCCCATCACCTATGGCTAATCAGTCAGGAGTTAATCAGTCAGGAGTTAATCAGTCAGGAGTTAATCAGTCAGAACCACCGAGCGAGGGAATGCGTCGCTACTTAGGACTAGCCTTCGAGCAGCCTGCGTCGCTGTTAGACTATCTGCCTGCCAATACCCTGATCGCTATTGATGAGCCAGATCAGTGTAAGGCCCATAGCGATCGCTGGTTTGAGCATGTTGACGAGCACTACCGAGAAGTTCAAGCTAGTCTTGTCGCTGGCAATGCCACACCTATTCCTCAAATTCATCGATCATTTCAGGATGCACTGGTTCAGCTTGCCTCCTATCCTCGCCTTCACCTCCACGAACTCAGCGAAGACTCTCTCCCCACCTCGCACTCTGCATCCTCCACTCCCCCTACCACCTTCAACCTCGCTGCCCGTGCTATTCCTACCGTTCCTCACCAATTTGCTCGCCTAGCAGAAGCTATTCGTCAAGAGCGCGATCGCGGTTTTGCCAACTGGATCATCTCCCTGCAACCTTCCCGCTCAGTCGCTCTATTGCAGGAACACGACTGTCCAGCACAATTTGTCCCCAATGTGCGAGACTATGGGGCGATTGACAAACTCCAGGCCCAGCGAGTACCCGTTGCGCTGAAGTATTCTGGCTTAGCAGAGCTAGAAGGCTTTGTGATGCCAACCTTCCGGGTGATGGTCGTCACAGATAAGGAATTCTATGGCCAGCATTCCCTAGCAACTCCCGGCTATGTCCGCAAGCGCCGCCGCGCCGTTTCCAAGCAGGTGGATCCGAACAAGCTCCGCCCTGGAGATTTTGTTGTTCATCGCAATCACGGAGTAGGAAAATTTTTACGGCTAGAGAGTTTGACAATCAATAACCAAACTAGGGAGTACCTGGTGATTCAGTATGCTGATGGGTTGTTGCGAGTGGTAGCCGATCAGCTTAATGCACTGTCTCGCTTTCGGGGCACTACAGACAAAGTTCCTGAATTGAATAGGATGACAGGCACAGCTTGGGAAAAAACGAAAGCTAAGGTGCGCAAGTCTATCAAAAAACTAGCGGTGGACTTGTTGCAGCTCTATGCCCAACGATCGCAACAGCGAGGGTTTGTCTTTCCCCCAGATGTGCCTTGGCAGCAAGAATTAGAAGACTCCTTCCCCTATCAGCCTACCCCCGATCAGTTAAAGGCCATCCAAGATGTAAAGCGGGATATGGAATCCGATCGCCCGATGGATCGCCTTGTCTGTGGGGATGTGGGCTTTGGCAAAACTGAGGTAGCTCTGCGAGCAATTTTCAAAGCCGTTATGGGTGGCAAACAGGTGGCTCTACTTGCGCCAACAACTATCCTCACCCAGCAGCATTACCACACCCTCAAGGAACGCTTTGCTCCCTATCCCATCCAAGTGGCGCTATTAAATCGCTTCCGCACGGCTGAAGAACGCAAGCAAATTGTGCAAAAGCTAGCAACAGGTGAGATTGATGTGGTTGTGGGCACTCACCAATTATTGGGCAAAGATGTGCGGTTTCGCCAGTTAGGGCTACTAGTTGTGGATGAAGAGCAGCGCTTTGGTGTGAATCAAAAAGAAAAGATCAAGGCCATGAAAACCGAAATAGATGTGCTCACCCTCAGTGCCACACCTATTCCCCGCACTCTGTACATGGCCCTTTCTGGTGTGCGTGAGATGAGTCTGATTACCACGCCGCCCCCTTCCCGCCGTCCGATTAAAACCCACCTCACTCCTTATGAACCAGAAACCATTCGCAGTGCCATTCGCCAAGAACTAGACCGGGGGGGACAAATTTTCTACGTAGTGCCTCGCGTAGAGGGCATTGAAGAGGTTGCTGCTCGCCTGCGGGAGATGGTTCCTGGTCTGAGGTTGGCGATCGCCCATGGTCAAATGCCCGAAGCTGAGCTAGAGTCCACCATGCTGAGCTTTAGTAATCACGAGGCCGATCTACTGCTCTGCACGACCATCATTGAGTCAGGGCTGGATATTCCCCGTGTGAATACGATCATCATTGAAGACGCACAGAAATTTGGCCTCTCCCAGCTTTATCAATTGCGAGGACGGGTAGGTCGTGCGGGCATCCAAGCCCACGCTTGGTTGTGTTACCCCAGTAAAGGCGAATTATCTGACGCGGCTCGACAACGCCTCCGCGCCATCCAAGAATTTACCCAACTGGGATCAGGCTTCCAGCTTGCTATGCGGGACATGGAGATTCGTGGTGTGGGTAACTTGTTGGGGGCAGAGCAATCAGGGCAGATGGATGCGATCGGCTTTGACCTATACATGCAAATGCTGCAAGAGGCGTTGCAAGAAATCCGTGGGCAAGAAATTCCTAAGGTAGACGACACCCAGATTGATCTCAACCTCACTGCTTTCATCCCCGCTGACTATATCCCTGACCCTGACGAGAAGCTTAGCGCCTACCGAGCTGTTGCCACTGCCCAGTCCAAGCAGGAGCTTACCCAACTAGCAGCCGACTGGAGCGATCGCTACGGCACTCTCCCCAGCCCTGTGGTGCAACTTATCCGCATTGTAGAACTGAAGCAAATTGCCAAAGGTCTAGGCTTCTCTCGCATCAAACCCGACGGTAATCAGCACATCGTCTTAGAAACACCCATGGAAGAACCCGCTTGGAAACTCCTGCAAGAAAACCTACCCGCCAATCTGCAAAGTCGGTTTGTCTACACCCCTGGTAAAGTCACTGTGCGCGGCCTCGGTCTCGTGAAGCCAACCCAACAACTAGAAAACCTCATCGATTGGCTGGGCAAACTCCAAGGTGCCCTTCCCGATATTACTCTGGCCTAG